From the Kallotenue papyrolyticum genome, the window GTGGTCAATCACGAGACGCAGTTTTTTCGCACGCCGGCGCACCATCGTGCCCTGCGCGAGCAGATCATCCCCGCTTTTCACCGCGAGCGGCCCCAGGCGCTGGCGTTGCGCTGTTGGAGCGCGGGCTGCTCCACCGGCGAAGAGCCCTATTCCATCGCCATCTCGGCGCTGGAGGTGCTGGGCGATCCGCCGCAGCGACCGGTAGAGATCTTTGCCACCGACATTAGCTCGCAGGCACTGGCGCGCGCGTTGGAGGCACGCTACCGCGGGCGGGCGCTGACCAACGTCGCGCCCGGCGAGTTGCAACGCTACTTCGCGCGCGAACCGGATGGCGCGTACCTGGTCAAGCCCGCGGTGCGCAGCCTGGTGCGTTTCGAGCAGCACAACCTGCAGGAACCGTTTCCGGCTTGGGCGCGTGCCCTGGATATCATCTTCTGCCAGAATGTCACGATCTACTTCAGCGTCGAAACCTGTCGCCTGCTGATGGGCCGCTTCTACGATGCGTTGACGCCGGGTGGGTATCTGGTGCTGGGCTACAGCGAGACGCTGTGGCGCATCTTCGACCGCTTCGAAACGGTCGAGGTTTCCGGCGCCTTTGTGTATCGCAAGCCCGTGCCGCGGGTCGTTGCCCCGCGGCCAACGCCGCCGGAACGCCGCGTCATGTCCCAGACGCCGGCGGTGCGACCGGCGCGGCGACATAGTCCGCCCGTGAGTCGGCATGGCAGCACACCACCGCCGGTCGATCATCTGGAGCAGGGGCTGGCCCTGCTGCGGGCGGGTGCATTGGAGCAGGCGTTGACCGAGCTCCAGCGCGTGCCGGTCGATCACGCGCGCTATCCGCAGGCGCTGGCGGCGATCGCCCGCATCCATGCCGATCGCGGCGAGGTGGATATGGCTGCCGCCGAAGCGCGCCGCGCGATCGAACTCGATCCCTTGACCCACGAAGCCCATCTGCTGCTGGGCATGTTGGCGGCCAACCATGAGGATTGGGATGAGGCGGTGCGCCATCTGGAGCGCGTCCGCTACCTCGATCCTACCGGACCGCTGCCTTCGTTTCATCTGGCCAACGCCTATCGCGGGCAGCAGCGCCGCGATCTGGCGGCGCGCGAATACCGCAGTGCGTTGCGGAAGCTGGAAGCGTTCGAGCCGACGGCTATGCTGGACGGTGTTACGGTGGCATGGCTGCGCGAGACGTGCCAACGGTATCTACAGCACCTTGAGCGGGATCAGATCCATCAGCGTTAGATCGGAAGCTGCGTATGACCTGGACCAGTCTTGTAAGCCATCGTTCCCCCCACCGGCGACAGACCGGACGGGCCGTTCTGCCGGAGATGCCGGCATCTGCGGCGCGCGAGCACGCCGATCTGGCGCAGGATCTGCGCATGGCGCGCGAACTGCAGCAGGGCTTGCTGCTGCAGGCCGCGCCGCGCCTCCCGCAATGGGAGATCGCCGCCACGTCGCTGCCGGCGACCGAACTGGGCGGCGATGTGTACGACTTCCCGGCGCTGCATAGCGGCTGGCAGGGCTTGATGATCGGCGATGTCTCGGGCCATGGCCTGACCGCCGCGTTGCGCATGGCCGTAGCGCGCACGCTGTTTCGCCAGATCGCGCGCGAAGGGTTGGGGCCGGGCGAGACTCTGGCGCAGTTGAATCGCGCGCTGATCGACGAGATGCCGCATGGCATGACTACCATGATCTACATGCATCTCGAAACGGGCAGCGGCACGTTGCAGATCGCCAACGCCGGCCATACCTTTCCGGTGATCATCGGCGAGCAGGTGCGCGAACTGGAGCTGACCGGGTTGCCCTTGGGCATCGATCCGGATGCCGAGTATGCAACCATGACGACTACCCTGGCGCCGGGCGAGACGATCCTGCTCTACACCGATGGCCTTACCGAGGCCAGCGACGCGCACGAGCGTATGTACGGCTTCCACCGCCTGCGTGGGCTGTTGTTGCGCCACCAGCGCCAGCGTCCCCGCTCGCTGATGGCCACCGTGCTGGGCGCGGTCAAAAGCTGGAGCGACAACGCGCTGGCCGACGATCTGACCATGGTGGTCTTGCGCCGGCGTCTGCCCCAGCTCTCTGCCGAGCTACACCTGATTAGTTTGGATGTGATCGGCGAGAGCAACACGGCGGCGATTTGGCGCGAGTTGGGCACACCGCCGGAGTCGGTTGAAGCCTGGTGGGAACTGTTGCCACAGTTGGGCGCCCTGGCGCAAGCGCGCTGTGGGCGCGCGCTGAGTCGCGATTTGATTTCGCAGGTGCGCGTTGCCCTGGATGATTACCGGGCGCGGGAGCAGATTGCGGTCGCGACCTGTCACCTTTGAGCCAAGGAGCCTGCGATGACGACGGGTGAGGCGCTCCTGTTCATGCCGCTCGATCTGGATACCTTTTTGGGTAGCGAGCGGTTCATGGACGGCTCCGAACTCGGCAAGGCCTTTAATCAGGGCATTCGCGCCTACCTGCATGCGCAGTATCGCGAAGCGGTCGAGTGCTTCAAGGCAGCCTTAATCGCTGCGTATGTGGATGACGGTCGCGCGATCCTGGCCGAGCGCGAGCGGGCGATTATCTACCTCTACATCGGCAATGCGCGCGCCTATGCCGAGGAGTGGGATGCCGCGTTGCTGGAGTACCTCGAGGCGGTCAATACCGACCCGTCGCTGACCGAAGCGCACTACAATCTGGGGGTGGCCTTTGCCGCCGTGGGCCAGTTCGACCGGGCGATCGCCGCCTTCAAGGAAGCGCTCGAACAGAACGAGATGCTCTACGAGGCGCACTTCGCGCTGGGCCGCTGCTACCAGCATCTCAACGACTCGGTGCGTGCCTATATCCACTACGCTGCGGCCCGCGAGGTGCGGCCCCATGCCGCCGAGCCGCTGTACTACATGGGCCTGATGCATCAGCGCCATGGCGCGCACGAGCTGGCACGCCGCTGCTTCGCCGAAGCGCTGCGCGTCGAGCCGACGTTCGTCGGGCCTGAAGCGGAGACCGCCGCCGTGGGCGAGCAGAGCGAAAGCGAGACGGTGGCCTGGTACTACCGTTTGTCAGATGATCTCAAGCGTCAGGGCGCGGACGACGAGGCCGAGCGCATCTACCGCGCCTTGCTGGAGTGGAAGCCGGAAGAGCATCGTGCGCGGCTGCTGCTGGGCAATCTGCTGGTGCGCCAGAAGCGCTTCGAGGAGGCCATGCGCGAATATCTGCAGATCCCGCAGCCCAGCGGTTTCTATGTGCCGGCGCGTCTGCGGATCGCGGCCGTGCTGCGTCTCAACCGCCACCTCAAGCAGGCCTACACGGTGCTCTACGAATGCGCGCGACAGTATCCCGACGAAGGGCAGATCTTTCTGCACATGGGCAAGCTGCTCTACGATCTGGGCAAACCGCGTCACGCCGCGCGTGCGCTAGAGCGCGCCGCCCGTCTGCTGCCGGGCGATGCCTTCACGCTCTACCTACTCGGCTTTATGTACCTGATGATCGGCAAGGATGATTGGGCGATCACCGCCTGGCGGCGCTCGATCGCGGCCGATCCCAGCGCCACGACGCTGCGCTACGATCTGGCCTGCCTGCTGATCCGGCGCGAACGTTACGATCTGGCTGCCAACGAACTCTCTGCTGTCCTCCAGGAGCGTCCCGACGACCTGGAAGCCACGTTTCTGCTCGGCACGTGCTACCGCGAACTATCAGAGCCGGCGCGCGCCATTCCACTCTTCGAGCAGGTGATCGCTGCGCAGCCCAATCACGCACAGGCGCTCTACTATCTGGGGGCCTGCTATCTCCAGACCGGCAATGCGCCGGTGGGACGGGCCTATCTGCGTCGCTATGATCGGCTGATCGCGCGCGGTGGACGCGCGCGCCGTTTGCCATACCAGGCCCTGCCGGGCGCCGGCTAGCAGGAGGTGCGAACATGTCCATGGCGCCGATCGAGCATAATCCTGAGTCGTGCCGGACTGTTCCCGACAGCGATGTTACAGGGCGGAGTCAACCAATGCACCAAGTCAAGATGTCTATCCCTTCCGATCCCGCCTTTGAGCGCGTCGTGCGTGCTAGCGCCGCCGAACTGGGAGATACCTTTGGTTTCGATCCAGAGCGGATCGAGGATCTCAAGCTCGCGGTGAGCGAGGCGGTCAACAACGCCATCGACCACGGCAGCAAACGCCAGGCACATCTGCCGGTGGATATCCTGTTTAGCATCCACGGCGATCTGCTGGAGGTGCGCATCATCGACTATGGCTCAGGCGTGGAGCGCGTGGATTGGAGTCGGCGTGTGGTCGAAGAGGAGCGTCTGGATGCCGGCATGCTGCGCGGCTTTGGCATGTATCTAATCCGCGAGCTGGTCGATTCCTGTGAAGTGACCAGTTCCAGCAACGGCACAACCATGACCCTGCGCCTGCATCGTCGGCCAACCCACTGACGATGACGGCCAGGGCGATGCGAGGAAAGGGGCATGTACTATGCGTGAAGCAATACGACGTGAAGAACATGGCGATCTGGCGATCCTGCGGATTGGCCTGCCCAGCGTAGATGCCATCTCCGCGGCGGCGATCGAGGAAGCCTGCAGCGATATGCGGCCGGTGACTGCGCTCGACTTCGATCAGGTTAATTTCATCAACTCGGCCGGTATCTCAGCGCTGCTGAAGTTCGTGGTCCAGGCCCGTAAGTCGGGCTATAAGTTGTTCGCGATCAACGTGAGCCCTCACCACCAGAAGATCTTCAAGATGGTGGAGATGTCGCGCTTCATGCCCATTGTCGAGGAGCGTGAGCTGGCAGCCTACTGCACACCAAACGGCGCGTAATTCTGTATAATGCCCCGTTGTGTTCGCACATCGAACCGAACGGGAGCGGATGGATGTCACAACGCTGGGCCGACGCGCTGCTGGTGGCGATCGCTATGATCTGGGGCACAACCTTCACGGTTGTGCATGAAGCGGTTCGGTCGTATCCGGCGCTGGCCCTGATCGCGCTCCGCTTCTGGCTTGCCGCCGTGGTGTTTCTGCCGTTCCTGTTCTGGCGGCAGTATCGTCTGGATCGGCGGGGGATCCTGGTTGGCGGGCTGCTGGGTGGGCTGCTGTTCAGCGGTTTTGCAACGCAGACGCTGGGCCTGCAGCATACTACCCCGGCGCGGGCCGGGTTCATCACCGGCTTGAATGTGGTGCTGGTGCCAGTGCTGGGGCTGGCCTTCGGTATGCGGCCGGCGCGGCGCGCCTTAGCCGGTGTGCTGCTGGCCGTTGGCGGGCTGGCCCTCTTGTCCTGGGGATGTTTCCTGCCCTGGCTTGGCTGCCAAGTCACGGCCACGGCGAGCGGCGCGCGCCTCTGGGGCGATCTGCTGGTGCTGGCCTGCGCCTTTGCTTTCGCCATGCATATCGTGGCCGTCAGTCGCTGGGGCACCAGCTTGCCTGTGTTGTCGCTCAATGCGCTGCAGATGCTCGTTGTGGCCATCCTGGCGACCATCGGCGCGCTGCTGGGGCGCCAGCCGCTGCTACCGCCTACGCCGGTGGTGTGGCAGGCGGCTGCCTTTTTGGGCCTGGTAGCGACCGCGCTGGTCTTCGCCCTGCAACTCAAGCTCCAGCGCTACACGACAGCGACGCACACCGCGCTGATCTTTGCCTTGGAACCGGTGTTTGCGGCCCTGTTTTCCTGGTGGTGGACCGGCGAGGTGATCACCACGGCGGTCTGGCTCGGTGGCGGGCTTATGCTGCTGGGTGTGATCGTGGCCGAGCTGCCATTGGAGGAGCGCCGCGCGCGTCGGATCGCGCTCCCGGAAACGGTGGCGCTGGACGGTGAGGTATGATCCGGGCGGTGCTCTTCGACTTTGATGGGCTGCTGGCCGACAGCGAACCATTGCAGAAGGCCGCCTGGCGCGCCTATCTGCGCCGCGCGGGCCATGAGCTGAGCGACGAACTGATCGAGCGCATGTTCGGCCTGCGCTTACAGGAGAGCGCAGCGCTGGTGCGCGATGCGTTGGGGCTGGCAGCGCCGATTGAGCAGATCATGGCTGAGCGCGACGCGATCTTTCTCGCGTCGCTGGCCGGCCGCCTGCAGGCCATGCCGGGCGCGCGCGCGGCGGTGCAGGCGACGCGGCGGCTTGGCCTGCGCAGCGCGCTGGCGACCTCCGGCCATCGACGCTACATCGCGCTGGCATTGCAGGAGCTGGACCTGACCGACGCGTTTGACGCGATCGTGACCGGCGACATGGTGCCGCGTGGCAAGCCCGCGCCCGACATCTTTCTGCGGGCCGCCGCAGCGCTGGAGGTCGCTCCTGGCGACTGCGTCGTGGTCGAGGACGCGCCACATGGCGTTGCTGCTGCCCGTGCTGCCGGTATGCAGGTGGTAGCCATTCCCAATGCCCTGACGCGCCGGCTGGATTTTCGCCAGGCAGATCTTGTGCTCCCTTCGCTGGCCGCCTTTCACGCCTGGCTAGCGCGTCAACTGTCCGGAGGTGCCCATGCGTGACGATGCACTGGTTGTATTGGTGACGGCGGCGGATATGGAGCAGGCGGCGCACATCGGACGCGCGCTGGTTGAAGAGCGCCTGGCAGCCTGTGCCAACCTGGTGCCGAGCATGCGCTCGATCTACCGCTGGCAGGATGCCGTCCACGATGAAGCCGAGGTGCTGCTCGTCATCAAAACAACGGCAGCCCGCTTTGCGGCGCTCCAGGCGCGCGTGCTGGCGCTCCACTCGTACACCACGCCGGAGGTGCTGGCCCTGCCGGTGGTGGCCGGCGCGCCCGCCTACCTTGACTGGCTGCGTGCCCAGGTGGCGGCGGAGGCGGATGGATGATCGGCGAGCCCCGGCCAGAGGGTGTACCGGCGCTCGATGAGCTGCTGGATGCACAGTTCCAGCGCTTGCTGGCCGACCTGCACCTGCTGGTGCCCTGCGACGCCGCCGCGGCGTGGTTCAGCCAGAACGATCGGCCAGTTTTGCGCGCGCTCCAGCCACGTGATGCCCACCTGTCATCTGATGATATCTCGCGGCAGGCGATCTTCGGCGCGACCGCTGAGGCGGCGCGTATCGGCGATCTAGCAGTCATGGGGGATGCGGGCGGCAAGTGGCGCTCCTGGCTGGGCGTGCCGCTGATGATCGATGGCCAGCGGCGCGGTTGGATCGAGGCTTTTTCGCTGCACCCCTACCGCTTCAGTCAGGACGATCTGCTGCGCGCGGAAGTGCTGGTGCGTCATGCTGCCGAGGCGCTGACCTGGCTGGTGCGTAGCCAGGAGGCGCGCCGCGAGCAAGCTCTCCAGCATGCGCTGCTGGGTGCCGTCGCAGACGCGCTGCTGAGCGCCGATGCGCGCCGAGCGTTGCCGCTGCTTGTCGAACGGCTTGCAGCGCTGGAGACAGCGATCGAGGCGGGGGCCCTGCTGTTGCCCGCCGAGCGAGCCTATGCCCTTGGCCTGACGGCCGCAGCCGAGGAACCCACCGCCGTCGGCGGATCGCTGGTGGTCGTGGTCGCGCGCTGGGAGTCCGCCAGGACCAAGGCCGATGACACGCCGATGATCACGGTGCTGCTCCCGCTGCGCCATGACACCCGGCTGTTGGGCTGGCTATCGCTCCGCACCTCGATGGAGCTGTCACCGCACAGATGGCAGCGCTGCCGGCAGATCGGCGCGGTCTTGAGCGCGTTCCTGGTCTGGCTGGAAGCCGAGGCGCTGCGCGTGGCCCATGCACAGCGCGCAGCGCGCGTGCTGCTGCAGCAGACGCACCAGCTACGCTTGCTGGGAGTGATGGATC encodes:
- a CDS encoding tetratricopeptide repeat protein, which produces MTTGEALLFMPLDLDTFLGSERFMDGSELGKAFNQGIRAYLHAQYREAVECFKAALIAAYVDDGRAILAERERAIIYLYIGNARAYAEEWDAALLEYLEAVNTDPSLTEAHYNLGVAFAAVGQFDRAIAAFKEALEQNEMLYEAHFALGRCYQHLNDSVRAYIHYAAAREVRPHAAEPLYYMGLMHQRHGAHELARRCFAEALRVEPTFVGPEAETAAVGEQSESETVAWYYRLSDDLKRQGADDEAERIYRALLEWKPEEHRARLLLGNLLVRQKRFEEAMREYLQIPQPSGFYVPARLRIAAVLRLNRHLKQAYTVLYECARQYPDEGQIFLHMGKLLYDLGKPRHAARALERAARLLPGDAFTLYLLGFMYLMIGKDDWAITAWRRSIAADPSATTLRYDLACLLIRRERYDLAANELSAVLQERPDDLEATFLLGTCYRELSEPARAIPLFEQVIAAQPNHAQALYYLGACYLQTGNAPVGRAYLRRYDRLIARGGRARRLPYQALPGAG
- the cutA gene encoding divalent-cation tolerance protein CutA: MRDDALVVLVTAADMEQAAHIGRALVEERLAACANLVPSMRSIYRWQDAVHDEAEVLLVIKTTAARFAALQARVLALHSYTTPEVLALPVVAGAPAYLDWLRAQVAAEADG
- a CDS encoding ATP-binding protein, producing the protein MIGEPRPEGVPALDELLDAQFQRLLADLHLLVPCDAAAAWFSQNDRPVLRALQPRDAHLSSDDISRQAIFGATAEAARIGDLAVMGDAGGKWRSWLGVPLMIDGQRRGWIEAFSLHPYRFSQDDLLRAEVLVRHAAEALTWLVRSQEARREQALQHALLGAVADALLSADARRALPLLVERLAALETAIEAGALLLPAERAYALGLTAAAEEPTAVGGSLVVVVARWESARTKADDTPMITVLLPLRHDTRLLGWLSLRTSMELSPHRWQRCRQIGAVLSAFLVWLEAEALRVAHAQRAARVLLQQTHQLRLLGVMDLARLLRPLIDASLLAVTDGAAGAQSGAEAVRLLARARSLLAALDDPDARVFARVRLADIVEDAVAAIRATAEASGVVVQLRMSDPSPIVLGRRAHLWLVCLELLQNALDAVVDVATPTIVVEVAVVERTAVVRVRDNGCGIPPAGCERIFAPGYTTKLSETAGPRLGLGLALAREIAHAHHGHLTVESDVWQGSTFCLLLPLV
- a CDS encoding CheR family methyltransferase, encoding MRPTLSTAQFHALARRIADYSGFLLDGGRHRSLESALAVRMEALGIATTAAYLQRLDDAELHRLTELVVNHETQFFRTPAHHRALREQIIPAFHRERPQALALRCWSAGCSTGEEPYSIAISALEVLGDPPQRPVEIFATDISSQALARALEARYRGRALTNVAPGELQRYFAREPDGAYLVKPAVRSLVRFEQHNLQEPFPAWARALDIIFCQNVTIYFSVETCRLLMGRFYDALTPGGYLVLGYSETLWRIFDRFETVEVSGAFVYRKPVPRVVAPRPTPPERRVMSQTPAVRPARRHSPPVSRHGSTPPPVDHLEQGLALLRAGALEQALTELQRVPVDHARYPQALAAIARIHADRGEVDMAAAEARRAIELDPLTHEAHLLLGMLAANHEDWDEAVRHLERVRYLDPTGPLPSFHLANAYRGQQRRDLAAREYRSALRKLEAFEPTAMLDGVTVAWLRETCQRYLQHLERDQIHQR
- a CDS encoding ATP-binding protein — protein: MSIPSDPAFERVVRASAAELGDTFGFDPERIEDLKLAVSEAVNNAIDHGSKRQAHLPVDILFSIHGDLLEVRIIDYGSGVERVDWSRRVVEEERLDAGMLRGFGMYLIRELVDSCEVTSSSNGTTMTLRLHRRPTH
- a CDS encoding HAD family hydrolase; translation: MIRAVLFDFDGLLADSEPLQKAAWRAYLRRAGHELSDELIERMFGLRLQESAALVRDALGLAAPIEQIMAERDAIFLASLAGRLQAMPGARAAVQATRRLGLRSALATSGHRRYIALALQELDLTDAFDAIVTGDMVPRGKPAPDIFLRAAAALEVAPGDCVVVEDAPHGVAAARAAGMQVVAIPNALTRRLDFRQADLVLPSLAAFHAWLARQLSGGAHA
- a CDS encoding DMT family transporter: MSQRWADALLVAIAMIWGTTFTVVHEAVRSYPALALIALRFWLAAVVFLPFLFWRQYRLDRRGILVGGLLGGLLFSGFATQTLGLQHTTPARAGFITGLNVVLVPVLGLAFGMRPARRALAGVLLAVGGLALLSWGCFLPWLGCQVTATASGARLWGDLLVLACAFAFAMHIVAVSRWGTSLPVLSLNALQMLVVAILATIGALLGRQPLLPPTPVVWQAAAFLGLVATALVFALQLKLQRYTTATHTALIFALEPVFAALFSWWWTGEVITTAVWLGGGLMLLGVIVAELPLEERRARRIALPETVALDGEV
- a CDS encoding PP2C family protein-serine/threonine phosphatase — its product is MTWTSLVSHRSPHRRQTGRAVLPEMPASAAREHADLAQDLRMARELQQGLLLQAAPRLPQWEIAATSLPATELGGDVYDFPALHSGWQGLMIGDVSGHGLTAALRMAVARTLFRQIAREGLGPGETLAQLNRALIDEMPHGMTTMIYMHLETGSGTLQIANAGHTFPVIIGEQVRELELTGLPLGIDPDAEYATMTTTLAPGETILLYTDGLTEASDAHERMYGFHRLRGLLLRHQRQRPRSLMATVLGAVKSWSDNALADDLTMVVLRRRLPQLSAELHLISLDVIGESNTAAIWRELGTPPESVEAWWELLPQLGALAQARCGRALSRDLISQVRVALDDYRAREQIAVATCHL
- a CDS encoding STAS domain-containing protein translates to MREAIRREEHGDLAILRIGLPSVDAISAAAIEEACSDMRPVTALDFDQVNFINSAGISALLKFVVQARKSGYKLFAINVSPHHQKIFKMVEMSRFMPIVEERELAAYCTPNGA